A window of Streptomyces sp. NBC_01689 genomic DNA:
GGTGACCTCGAAGACGTCCTCCAGCATGGCCCGTGCCGCCGTGTTCCCCTCCGGGCGTACGGCACGGGGGTAGGCGTTGTCGACCGTGTGCTCGCCGCGCTCCAGCTGGGTCACGGTCCGCCGGACGCCTTCGAGGATGTCCAGCGGCTCGAATCCGGTGACCACGATCGGCACCCGGAAGCGCTCCGCGAGTTCCGGGTACTCCTCCACGCCCATGACGCTGCACACGTGCCCGGCCGCCAGGAAGCCCTGGACCCGGCAGCTCGGGGACCGCATGATCGCCTCGATGGCCGGAGGCACCCGCACGTGCGAGACCAGCAGGCTGAAGTTCCTGATGCCGAGCCTGCGGGCCTGGTACACCGTCATGGCGTTGGGCGGCGCGGTCGTCTCGAACCCGATGCCGAAGAAGACCACCTCGCGGTCCGGGTTCCGCTGGGCGATCCGCAGGGCGTCGAGGGGCGAGTAGACGACCCGCACATCCCCGCCCGCTCCCCGTACCTGGAACAGGTCGCGTCCGGTGCCGGGCACCCGGAGCATGTCGCCGAAGGAACAGAAGATCACCCCGGGGCGGGAGGCGATCTCCAGCGCCTTGTCGATCACCTCCAGCGGCGTGACGCACACCGGACAGCCGGGGCCGTGGATCAACTCCACCTTTTCCGGCAGGAGTTGATCGATGCCGTGCCGGATGATGGTGTGCGTCTGGCCGCCGCAGACCTCCATCAGCGCCCAGGGCCTCGTCACTGTGGAGTGGATGTCGTCGAGCAGCCGGCGCGCCAGCTCCGGGTCCTGGAACTCGTCGATGTACTTCACCGCCGGGCCCCCTCTCCCTCGGGCGGCAGGGTCCCGGCCGCCTCCGCGGCCAGGTCCCAGGGATCGCCGAACTCCTCCTGCAGCATGCCGAGGGTGGCGAACAGTTCCAGCGTCTGCTTCGCCGACTCCTCGTCCAGCCGCTGCAGCGCGAATCCGACGTGGACGATGGCGTACTCGCCGACCTGGAGGTCGGGCAGGTACTCCAGGCAGACCTCCTTGACCACGCCGCCGAAGTCGACGTTGGCCATCCGGGTACCGTCGCGTTCCTCGATGTCCAGCACTCTGCCGGGTACCGCCAGGCACATGGGCCTCTCC
This region includes:
- the hypD gene encoding hydrogenase formation protein HypD; the encoded protein is MKYIDEFQDPELARRLLDDIHSTVTRPWALMEVCGGQTHTIIRHGIDQLLPEKVELIHGPGCPVCVTPLEVIDKALEIASRPGVIFCSFGDMLRVPGTGRDLFQVRGAGGDVRVVYSPLDALRIAQRNPDREVVFFGIGFETTAPPNAMTVYQARRLGIRNFSLLVSHVRVPPAIEAIMRSPSCRVQGFLAAGHVCSVMGVEEYPELAERFRVPIVVTGFEPLDILEGVRRTVTQLERGEHTVDNAYPRAVRPEGNTAARAMLEDVFEVTDRAWRGIGVIPDSGWRLSAKYRDHDAEHRFSVDGIQTREPAECRSGEVLQGLLKPHECEAFGTLCTPRTPLGATMVSSEGACAAYYLYRRLDLTPAAREATPVV
- a CDS encoding HypC/HybG/HupF family hydrogenase formation chaperone, producing MCLAVPGRVLDIEERDGTRMANVDFGGVVKEVCLEYLPDLQVGEYAIVHVGFALQRLDEESAKQTLELFATLGMLQEEFGDPWDLAAEAAGTLPPEGEGARR